The Streptomyces sp. 135 sequence GTAGTCGCCGTAGTCGAACTCCATGAGCGTGTCCCACGGGCGGGCGCGGTCCCCGAAGCCGGCGATCTCGCAGGTCTCCCGCGCGCGGGCGAGCGGACTCGTGCGCACCTCGACGTCCGGGAGGCCGTCGTAGGGCGCGCGGTGCAGCCGCTCGCCCAGGAGCTTCGCGCCCCGCCGGCCCTCGTCGAGGAGCGGGATGTCCGTCCTGCCGGTGTGTTTCCCGGACAGTGACCATTCCGTCTGTCCGTGCCGGGCCAGCAGGATGCGGGGTGCCATGGGGGGACTCTCCAAGCTTTTCGTGCTCTCCGCGGACAGGGCGCGTCCGCCCCTCCATCATCACCCACCCGTGATCGACGCCTCGTCCGGCCCGGCAACCCCTGGGCCGGTCCCTGCGTCCCCTACCTCCGGGGGACGGCACCCCCGCGGTCCTCGCGTACGCCGTAAAGTGACGCGCCGGGCCACACCGAGTGAACAGAGATGATGGGGGACCGACCGGATGCCGAAGAAGGACGTACCAGGCACCGGCCGCATAAACGGGCACCAGTTGCGCTGGTGGACCGAGCTGCCGCTGATCGTGCTGGTGTACGCCGCGTACTCGGCGGGGCGGCTGCTCGCGCGGGGGGACGTCTCCAGCGCCGTCGACCACGGTGTCGGGATCCTCAGGGCCGAGCAGTTCCTGCGGCTCGACGCGGAGACCCCGCTGAACCGTCTCTTCACCGCCCACGCCTGGATCGGCGTCCCCGCCGACTTCTGGTACGCCTCGCTGCACTATCTCGTCACGCCCGCCGTGCTGGTCTGGCTCTTCCGCAGCCGCGCGGTGCACTACCGCGCGGCACGCGCGTGGCTGATGATCTCCACCCTGATCGGCCTGGTCGGCTTCACGCTCCTGCCGACGTGTCCGCCGCGGCTGCTGAGCGCGGGCCACGGCTTCATCGACACCATGGCGCAGTACAGCGACTACGGCTGGTGGGGAGCCGAGGCGAGCGCGCCGCGCGGGCTCGGCGGCATGACCAACCAGTACGCGGCCATGCCGAGCCTCCACGTGGGGTGGGCGCTGTGGTGCGGCGTGATGCTGTGGCGGCACGGGCGCTCGCCGCTGGTGCGGGCCGCCGCGGTCGCCTATCCGCTCATCACCACGCTCGTCGTGATGGGCACCGCCAACCACTACTTCTTCGACGCGGTCGCGGGCGCCGCCGTGATGGGCGTCGGGCTGCTGCTCGTACGGCCCGTGCAGCGGCTCACGGGGCCGGTGATGGAGCGGCTGCGGGAGCGGTTCACGCGGGCCGCTGCGGTCGCGTCCGCCCCAGAGTCCTCAATTGTCAGTGGCGAGTGCCAGACTTCGCCGGGTGAGCGATTTCCCCGACAGCGCAAGCACAGTGCCGTCCCCGGCGCCGAGCCGAGCGTCCACGCCGTCGACGCGGCGGACAGCGCTGCGGCACCGGCTCGCTGAGCTGCGCGGCGGTGACGTACCCGCACTGCCGCTGGACGCCCGCGCGCTCGCCGCGCTCGCGGCCAATCCCGGCTGCAGACGGCGCGCGCTGCTCGACGGGGCGGGCGTGGACAAGACGGCGCTCGCCCGGTCGCTCGGCGCGCCCTCCGGCTTCGGGCAGTCCCAGTTCGCGTTCATGCGGGGCAACGCCTTCGAGGCGCGGGTCAAGGCGGACGGCGGCGCGGAGCTGCTGCGGCTGACGCACGGGCGCCTCGGCGGCGGTTTTGAGCCGGTGCCGGGTGAGTCCGCCGTCCCCGACCTCGCGGCGGCGGGCCCCGAGGGCCGGGCGGCACGCACGGCGCTGGCGCTGCGCGAGGCCACGGAGTCCGGCGGCTGGACGCTCCTCGACCATCCCATGCTGGCGCTGGACGTCGCGGGGACCCTCGCCTTCCTGGAGCCGGACGCGGTGGTCGTCCATCCGGACGGCGGCTGGACGGTCGTGGAGATCAAGTCCTTCCCGATGATCGACGGTTCGGCGGACGCGGCGAAGGTGGGCGCGGC is a genomic window containing:
- a CDS encoding phosphatase PAP2 family protein, with the translated sequence MPKKDVPGTGRINGHQLRWWTELPLIVLVYAAYSAGRLLARGDVSSAVDHGVGILRAEQFLRLDAETPLNRLFTAHAWIGVPADFWYASLHYLVTPAVLVWLFRSRAVHYRAARAWLMISTLIGLVGFTLLPTCPPRLLSAGHGFIDTMAQYSDYGWWGAEASAPRGLGGMTNQYAAMPSLHVGWALWCGVMLWRHGRSPLVRAAAVAYPLITTLVVMGTANHYFFDAVAGAAVMGVGLLLVRPVQRLTGPVMERLRERFTRAAAVASAPESSIVSGECQTSPGERFPRQRKHSAVPGAEPSVHAVDAADSAAAPAR